Below is a window of Candidatus Eisenbacteria bacterium DNA.
CGGCGGGGTGCTCTCACTTGGGCGAGTCCGTCAGCTCGTTGAGTCAGGCGAGATCCGAGGTACTGGCCGCGCGATCGTCCAGGCCCGCCTTCGGCGCCTTGTTGAGCTGGTTGACGCATTGCCACTGATTGTGGATCCACAGGCGTTGGTGCAACACATTCTTGCGCCGGATCAGTGGATTAGTTTCAGTGGTCCGACGGCTGAGATGGCACGCGAGGATCTGGGCCGACTGTTTCGCGAAGCGACGGCCATTTGTGCGGAGACCACAGATGTCACCTTGAGCAAGATCGTGAGAGCACTGAGGTATCGCATCGCTACACGACAGTCCATCGGCGATGACGGCGGAGCCGGAGTCAAGATTGTCACGCTCTGGGGCGCAAAGGGTCTGACGGCGGACCATGTCTTCGTCCTGGGTCTCATTGATCAAGCCCTACCTGGACCATTCGATACGGACACAGCCGGACTGTCCGAGGGCGAGCACCTTGATGAACAGCGCCGACTGCTCTACGTCTCTCTCACAAGAGCGAAGAAGACGCTCGTCCTCTCGCGTCCCACGAAGGTTCGTTCGGGTGACGTTCAGGCGCTAGGTCTCGCCGAGGCGCCGGGTCGGGGTTGGTGGAGGGAAGTCAGACTGTGCCGATTCCTTGAGGACTTGCCGCGCGGAGCACTCCCAGACTCGGTGGCGTTCGAGCACTGGAGCCGCGTCAACATTAGCTGAGTTCCATTCGAGCTCACACCTGACGATCTCGAAAAGTATCGACGCCCGATGAGTGAGGAGAGTGGAGTCGACTTCACCTTCGAGGAAGCATGGGCACGGGCCAGCACGCTTGTGTCCCACATCGCACGTTGAAGTGCCGATCCCACCGGACTTCCGACTCGCCGAGTGTTACGCGGCTAGTGCCTGCGCCTGCTCCGGGTGATCGATGAAGTTCAGAACGCGCGCGAGGCGTGAGACATCGACCCCATGCTCGACGAGCAGTTTCCGAACGTCGTCCAGCGGTCCCGAAGTGCGAAGTGACTTGTTCTTCGGGAGGGAGGCCTGCGATGATGCGTGCATCATTTGGCCTGGCACTTCCCCTCCGCCATGCAGTCCGCGACGCCATTCGACTCAGTAGCTTGGCTATGCACCTCTTGGACAGCGCACGGATTCGCTAACTGCGCGTGAAGCCGCTGACATCAGAGCGGGCGCGAAGAGGCCAACCCTAGCGCGATCTGTAATGGTCATCTACACTATGTACGCGCTCGCGTATGTCGCTCACCCTGCACTCACAAGCCTTGCTCTGCCATCATGGACCTACACTCCTCGTCCGATGGCAAATCACGGTCGGGTAGGTCGCCAAACGTCACCCACTTCCAAGCCCAGCGCCAGTAGGTCTACCATTGGGGTTTAGGCGCGCTTTGTCGCGCATGAGTGTGGACAAGTGACGAAAGAGCCGCCATCAGGTGGCTTTTTCGTTGGCGGTCAGGTGGGTGGAAGCGCGGTGACGCACGCGTCACGAAGAGCTGTCCACAAACCAGGAGCGAAGTCGAACTCAGAAGGTGAGTTCGAACACGCTCAACGTTGACCCAGGTGGGGAAGGCCGTAGCCTGAAGAGGCTTATCAGCTCACCCCTTCACGCCCATGGAGACCCTGGACGATTCTTTACGTTCTTCGGAAGACGAGAACGCCCCGCTCATCCCGCATCCCGACAGTCTGCGTGTCTCCGACCAACAAGCCCGCCGACTGCGGGAGATCCTGAATGCTTCCGGCGACCGGCAGTACACGAAACTCGAGGCGAAGTACCGCGGCGAGGAACTGCTCCGGCTTACGGTAATGCTGCTCGACCCGGAGCGGTACAAGCACAACCTAGAGCACCCGCTCCTGCCGCCCGGATTCCCGATGTCTCCGCTGCCGCCGGATACCCCACCAGTACCGCGTGCCTTCCCAATCAAGCTCGACGCAGATCATCCGCGAGAGATCGAACGCTCGCTGAAGATGCTGACTGACGAGCTTCGGTTCGTGAAGCGGCGACCGACCCATTGGCGGTGGGCGCTAGTCGCGCTCTACGAGGCGCTAGGTCACACGCTCGCGGCGCATCGGCCTGCAACGTTCCTGCCGTACACCGGACTCGATCAGGTGACAAGACTGTTCGACGCAGTCGTTGGTGAGAATCCCGAGCTACCGCAGGTGCGCGAGTCCGTAGGAATGATCGACCGGCTTCGGACGACGTACATAACGTGGGGAATCACCCGGTGGCCGGTCGGCCTCAATAACCTGCCCGGCATATTCATCGATTGCATCCAGGTGATGAGGAGACACGATGCGACCGCGGAAACCAGTCTGGGGGGCATTGAGCGATGCCTGCTGGGCTCAGCCCCCCGTACCCTTCCCAGACGATCTGCTCCGGGGCATAATGCAGGTGATGACAACCGAAACTCTTGAAGCCCACCTTGAAGCTAGGACTGAGTCACAACGCCTTGATTTCAAGCGGGCGGGAGACTGGGATGTGAGCCGTTTGGCGAAGGACATTCTCGCTATGTCCAACGTTCAGTACGGCGGCGACCTTATCATTGGCGTTGACGATGGCACATTCCACCGGACCGGCGTGACCCCGGAGCAAGAGTTGACCTACGTGTCGGATGTCATGCGGGACCAGATGACACGCTTCGCTGATCCACATGTCCAGTTTGATGTTGCCGTGGTGCCAGACCGAAGCGGATTGCGGTATGTGGTCATCCAGGTCCGGCAGTTCTCGGAGGTTCCCGTCATCTGCCGTGTCGATGACACCAAGGCTGGGGTGAAGAATGGAATCCTCTACTACCGCACATTGCATCGCCGCCCGGAGAGTGCCGCAGTGTCGAACTCATTCGACATGCGGACGACTCTCGATCTTGCCACGATCAAGATGATGCAGCAGCGCAAGGCCGCAGGCTACACGGTTGAAGAGAGCGCTGCGGAGGCGTTGACTGAGGAACTTGGTGGCCTCTAGCCTATGAAGCCTGACCTTCTCGAAAAGATTAAGTCCCGTGGGTACTGGCGAATCCATTTTCAGCCACTTGTTCACGCTGAGAAGCTGACGACTATCGACCGATGTCGAGAGATCGTCGAGCAGAGCGCGCTTGAACTACGTGGCTGGGAGTACCCAGCAATCCTGAATGGCGCATCAGACGTTGGTCGGGAGCGCACCCAACAGTACTTTGAACTCTCAAATGATTGGGAGAATCACATCGAGTTTTGGCGGATGTACAAGACAGGTCAGTTTCTGCACTACCTTGCACTTCGCGAAGACTGGCTTGCAGACGACCAGCTTGCCTCTATGCGGGAGCGTGGGATTGCTCCCATGGCGAGGCTAGGCGTTGTGGGCAGTGTCTACACGGCCACGGAGATCTATGCGTTCTTGGCACGTCTTACACGAGCCGGCTTATACGATGAGGGTGTGT
It encodes the following:
- a CDS encoding ATP-binding protein encodes the protein MMTTETLEAHLEARTESQRLDFKRAGDWDVSRLAKDILAMSNVQYGGDLIIGVDDGTFHRTGVTPEQELTYVSDVMRDQMTRFADPHVQFDVAVVPDRSGLRYVVIQVRQFSEVPVICRVDDTKAGVKNGILYYRTLHRRPESAAVSNSFDMRTTLDLATIKMMQQRKAAGYTVEESAAEALTEELGGL